From the genome of Vicia villosa cultivar HV-30 ecotype Madison, WI linkage group LG2, Vvil1.0, whole genome shotgun sequence, one region includes:
- the LOC131648902 gene encoding uncharacterized protein LOC131648902: MDYVLKSDPWIFDRALLMLKRISGEEQPFDLDLHFSSFWVRIYDLPLILRSETMEKKLGNIIGIFEEMDVRETSRNGRFLRIKFTTDLKESLKRGTVVTFKGKKIRVHFKYERLPTFCFICGRMGHQIKDCEAVEELNEEGFDDIEEQDLAFGQWLRASPLPKLTDEFKKRDSSSSLCNWELFNASSS, translated from the coding sequence ATGGATTACGTTCTAAAATCTGACCCATGGATTTTTGATAGAGCCCTTCTTATGTTGAAACGCATCTCAGGTGAGGAACAACCTTTTGATCTTGACCTGCACTTCAGCTCCTTCTGGGTTAGAATTTACGATCTCCCTCTCATCCTTAGATCTGAGACTATGGAGAAGAAATTGGGGAATATTATAGGTATCTTTGAGGAAATGGATGTTAGAGAAACTAGTAGAAATGGGAGGTTTCTGCGTATCAAATTCACTACGGATCTGAAGGAGTCATTGAAACGTGGTACAGTCGTCACTTTCAAAGGTAAAAAGATTAGGGTCCATTTCAAATATGAAAGGCTTCCTACTTTCTGCTTCATATGTGGGAGAATGGGCCACCAGATCAAAGATTGTGAGGCAGTTGAGGAACTCAATGAAGAGGGGTTTGATGATATAGAAGAGCAGGACCTAGCTTTTGGTCAATGGTTGAGGGCTTCACCACTGCCAAAACTCACGGATGAGTTCAAAAAACGGGATTCAAGCTCTAGTCTGTGCAATTGGGAACTCTTCAATGCGTCGTCTAGCTAG